The following are encoded in a window of Chitinophagaceae bacterium genomic DNA:
- a CDS encoding GH3 auxin-responsive promoter family protein, with protein sequence MAIFDIKLPKSIARALNIPISDPRRQQIKVLKKLLRKARFTEFGQRYRFDDILLSSHPGKKFQQLVPAYDYNKLYDSWWYKTKEGIPDVCWPGVIKYFALSSGTSDATSKYIPITKDLIRSNTITSFKQLLSLTKYENVPKSAVGKGWLILGGSTQLQKGPTYFAGDLSGIQQKNIPFWFQGLGLYKPGKKIAKVKDWATKLEEVVNNAPNWDIGFIVGVPAWLQLCMEKIIEKYNLKNIHELWPNLAFYVHGGVALEPYKKGFEKILGKPITYIETYLASEGFLAYQNRQDAPGMHLALNNNVFFEFIPFDEKNFDSEGNMVEDPEAYMIHEIEENRDYAILISTNAGAWRYAIGDTVRLVDRERSEIIITGRTKHFLSLVGEHMSVDNMNKAIEMVSDDLNIFIPEFTVAGIPYGNFFAHQWYVATDDKADADDLRRRIDSKLKELNDDYEVERRHALKDVLVKVLPEKTFMDFMKVKGKVGGQHKFPRVLKGKMLEDWEQFLQKETVA encoded by the coding sequence ATGGCGATATTTGACATCAAACTTCCAAAATCCATTGCGCGGGCGCTCAATATTCCCATCAGCGATCCCCGGAGGCAGCAGATAAAGGTGCTGAAAAAACTTCTCCGCAAGGCAAGGTTCACCGAATTCGGACAGCGCTACCGATTTGATGATATTCTCCTGAGCAGCCACCCCGGGAAAAAATTCCAGCAACTGGTCCCGGCATACGATTACAACAAGTTATACGACTCCTGGTGGTATAAGACCAAAGAAGGGATCCCGGATGTATGCTGGCCGGGTGTGATAAAATATTTTGCCCTCAGCAGCGGTACCAGCGATGCCACCAGCAAATACATACCCATCACCAAAGACCTGATACGCAGCAATACCATCACCAGTTTTAAACAGTTGCTGAGTTTGACCAAGTACGAGAATGTTCCCAAAAGTGCTGTGGGAAAAGGCTGGCTTATTTTAGGAGGCAGCACACAGTTGCAAAAAGGCCCAACCTATTTTGCCGGCGACCTGAGCGGTATCCAGCAAAAGAATATCCCGTTCTGGTTCCAGGGGCTGGGACTTTATAAGCCCGGAAAAAAAATTGCTAAAGTAAAAGACTGGGCTACCAAGCTGGAAGAAGTGGTGAACAATGCGCCCAACTGGGACATCGGTTTTATTGTGGGGGTGCCCGCCTGGCTGCAGTTGTGCATGGAAAAGATCATTGAGAAGTACAATCTGAAGAATATTCATGAATTATGGCCCAACCTGGCTTTTTATGTTCATGGCGGAGTGGCGCTGGAGCCGTATAAAAAAGGATTTGAGAAAATACTGGGAAAGCCCATCACGTATATTGAGACCTACCTGGCCAGTGAAGGTTTCCTGGCTTACCAGAACCGGCAGGATGCCCCCGGTATGCACCTGGCGCTCAACAATAATGTGTTCTTTGAATTCATTCCCTTTGACGAAAAGAATTTCGACAGCGAGGGAAATATGGTGGAAGACCCGGAAGCATACATGATACACGAAATAGAGGAGAACAGGGATTATGCCATCCTCATCAGCACCAATGCCGGGGCATGGCGTTATGCCATTGGCGATACGGTAAGGCTGGTTGACCGGGAAAGGAGTGAGATCATCATCACCGGCCGTACCAAACACTTCTTAAGCCTTGTTGGCGAACACATGAGTGTTGACAATATGAATAAGGCCATTGAAATGGTCAGCGACGACCTGAATATCTTTATCCCCGAGTTTACTGTGGCGGGTATCCCCTATGGCAACTTCTTTGCCCACCAGTGGTATGTGGCTACCGACGATAAAGCCGATGCGGATGACCTGCGCCGCCGCATTGATTCAAAACTGAAGGAACTGAATGACGACTATGAAGTGGAACGCCGGCATGCATTAAAGGATGTGCTGGTGAAAGTGTTGCCCGAAAAGACCTTTATGGACTTTATGAAAGTCAAGGGAAAAGTGGGGGGCCAGCATAAGTTTCCACGGGTGCTTAAAGGGAAAATGCTTGAAGACTGGGAACAGTTCCTTCAAAAGGAAACCGTGGCATAA
- the mtgA gene encoding monofunctional biosynthetic peptidoglycan transglycosylase, translating into MKKTWNWIKRIFLGILIIHVSWFLFFVFADLSEAIEIKDSKQNLLILISGVAVIALVYYFWLRKNRRVKKITFFVWDLFYTIYILSFFYFLLGFVFNPPLTLTQAGSLLQGNGLSRDYIGFDEMGPNIKLAVIASEDQQFPDHDGFDLKAIKRAIKYNKRHPGKVRGASTISQQTAKNIFLWQGRSKFRKGLEMFYTFTIETGWSKRTILERYLNIAEMGRGVFGVQAAAKKYFNKNAKDLTMAEAAQIAACLPNPKRYTVKPLSRYVAGRYDDIMRQMNNLAGDADVQAITR; encoded by the coding sequence ATGAAAAAAACATGGAATTGGATAAAAAGAATATTCCTGGGTATTCTTATCATCCATGTAAGCTGGTTCCTGTTCTTTGTTTTTGCAGATCTTTCAGAAGCCATCGAGATAAAGGACAGTAAACAAAACCTGCTGATACTGATCTCGGGGGTGGCGGTGATTGCGCTTGTATATTATTTCTGGCTGCGGAAAAACAGGAGGGTAAAAAAAATAACCTTCTTTGTGTGGGATCTTTTTTACACCATATACATCCTCTCCTTCTTTTATTTCCTGCTTGGTTTTGTATTCAATCCTCCCCTTACGCTCACACAGGCAGGAAGTTTGCTGCAGGGAAATGGCCTGTCAAGGGATTATATTGGCTTTGATGAGATGGGGCCAAACATAAAATTAGCGGTAATAGCCAGCGAAGATCAGCAGTTCCCGGATCACGACGGGTTTGACCTGAAAGCCATCAAGCGGGCAATAAAATACAATAAGCGGCACCCGGGTAAAGTACGCGGCGCCAGCACCATCAGCCAGCAGACAGCAAAGAATATCTTTCTCTGGCAGGGAAGAAGCAAATTCAGGAAGGGCCTGGAGATGTTCTATACATTCACCATTGAAACAGGCTGGTCAAAAAGAACGATCCTGGAACGCTACCTCAACATTGCCGAAATGGGCCGGGGCGTTTTTGGTGTGCAGGCCGCCGCAAAAAAATATTTTAATAAGAACGCCAAAGACCTGACCATGGCAGAAGCGGCGCAGATCGCTGCCTGCTTGCCCAACCCCAAACGATATACCGTAAAGCCATTGAGCAGGTATGTTGCCGGCCGGTATGATGATATCATGCGGCAAATGAATAACCTGGCGGGAGATGCGGATGTGCAGGCAATCACCCGGTGA
- a CDS encoding UvrD-helicase domain-containing protein — protein sequence MTNYLDELNEPQREAVTHVNGPIMIIAGAGSGKTKVLTTRITHLMAAHKVDSFNILALTFTNKAAAEMKERVERILGNTEARNLYIGTFHSVFARILRAEASKLGYPSNFTIYDTDDAKSVVKTVINELALDDKQYKPNVVYNRISAAKNSLIGPAEYLNDWALQQEDNRANRSATGLIYDAYVKRCFKNGAMDFDDLLLKMYLLLKNFPESLSKYQRKFKYILIDEYQDTNPAQYEIIKLLGAMHENVCVVGDDAQSIYSFRGATIENILQFQKDYDEVKLVKLEQNYRSTKNILHVANEIIGNNKNQIEKKLFTDNGEGERIRLVRTMTDNDEGKMVADTIQEQKLRNHYFNKDFAILYRTNAQSRSFEEALRRMGIAYRIYGGMSFYQRKEVKDFIAYLRLVVNPRDEEALKRIINFPARGIGKTTIDKTVLYANENNLSVWDIISNAAMYGFRSGTLESLDNFVTMIKMFQSELTKKNAYDLAVIVGKSTNIVKELFNDKTTEGLARYENVQELLNSIKEFTETPLNEEDGEVGDKSLGSYLQQIVLLTDADEDKENADVVKLMTIHAAKGLEFPVVFVGGLEETLFPNAMSINTREELEEERRLFYVAITRAKEKLWMSYANARYRFGQLQQNDPSRFLEEISENYLDKSYAGGGLRDGKAKNNWFGDDRNSGGGNQWATSGRPVVESRKPAYVVPAARPQVKEHTPSENFRPSDTSNLQVGNKVEHQKFGFGEVTKMEGSAHNPIATVKFELNGEKKIMLNYAKLRIVE from the coding sequence ATGACGAATTATTTAGACGAGCTGAATGAACCGCAACGGGAGGCGGTAACACATGTGAACGGGCCCATCATGATCATTGCCGGGGCAGGCAGCGGCAAAACCAAAGTGCTCACCACCCGTATTACCCACCTGATGGCGGCACACAAGGTTGATTCGTTCAATATACTGGCGCTTACTTTTACCAATAAGGCGGCGGCTGAAATGAAGGAAAGGGTGGAGCGGATACTGGGTAATACCGAAGCCAGGAACTTATACATCGGCACTTTTCACAGCGTATTTGCAAGGATACTGAGAGCGGAGGCTTCTAAACTGGGTTACCCTTCCAACTTTACCATTTATGATACGGATGATGCAAAGTCTGTTGTAAAGACCGTTATCAATGAGCTGGCGCTGGATGACAAGCAATACAAACCCAATGTTGTTTACAACCGGATCTCTGCAGCCAAAAATTCACTCATCGGCCCGGCAGAATACCTGAACGACTGGGCCCTGCAGCAGGAAGACAACCGGGCCAACCGCTCTGCCACCGGGCTGATATACGACGCCTATGTGAAACGTTGCTTTAAGAACGGCGCCATGGATTTTGATGACCTGTTATTAAAGATGTACCTCCTGTTAAAAAATTTCCCGGAGTCACTGAGCAAATACCAGCGCAAATTCAAGTATATACTGATCGACGAGTACCAGGATACCAACCCGGCACAGTACGAGATCATAAAACTGCTGGGGGCCATGCACGAGAATGTTTGTGTAGTAGGCGATGATGCCCAGAGTATTTACAGCTTCCGGGGCGCCACCATTGAAAATATCCTGCAATTCCAGAAAGATTATGATGAAGTGAAGCTGGTGAAACTGGAACAGAATTACCGGAGCACCAAGAACATCCTTCATGTTGCCAATGAAATAATCGGCAATAACAAGAACCAGATAGAAAAGAAATTATTTACCGACAATGGCGAGGGAGAAAGGATCCGCCTGGTGCGTACCATGACGGATAATGATGAAGGGAAAATGGTGGCCGATACCATACAGGAACAAAAGCTCCGCAACCATTATTTCAATAAGGATTTTGCCATCCTGTACCGCACCAATGCCCAGAGCCGCAGTTTTGAAGAAGCCCTGCGCCGCATGGGCATTGCCTACCGCATTTACGGCGGTATGAGTTTTTACCAACGCAAGGAAGTAAAGGATTTCATTGCCTACCTGCGCCTGGTGGTGAATCCAAGGGATGAAGAAGCCCTGAAACGCATCATCAATTTCCCGGCACGGGGCATTGGCAAAACCACCATCGACAAAACTGTTTTGTATGCCAATGAAAACAACCTGAGTGTGTGGGATATCATCAGCAATGCAGCCATGTATGGTTTCCGGAGTGGAACACTGGAAAGCCTGGACAATTTTGTAACGATGATCAAAATGTTCCAGAGCGAGCTCACAAAAAAGAATGCCTACGACCTGGCCGTGATCGTTGGCAAGAGCACCAATATTGTCAAAGAACTATTCAACGACAAAACAACCGAAGGCCTTGCCCGCTATGAGAACGTACAGGAATTACTGAACTCCATCAAAGAGTTTACCGAAACTCCCTTGAATGAAGAAGATGGAGAAGTGGGAGATAAGAGCCTGGGAAGTTATTTACAGCAGATCGTATTGCTTACCGATGCCGATGAGGACAAAGAAAATGCGGATGTGGTTAAACTGATGACCATACATGCGGCAAAAGGCCTGGAGTTCCCGGTGGTATTTGTAGGCGGACTGGAAGAAACGCTTTTCCCAAATGCCATGTCCATTAATACAAGGGAAGAGCTGGAGGAAGAACGGCGCCTGTTTTATGTGGCCATCACCCGGGCAAAAGAGAAACTGTGGATGAGTTATGCCAATGCCCGCTACCGCTTCGGGCAGTTGCAGCAAAATGACCCAAGCCGTTTCCTGGAAGAGATCTCTGAAAATTATTTAGATAAAAGTTATGCAGGAGGCGGTTTAAGGGACGGCAAGGCAAAGAACAACTGGTTTGGCGATGACCGGAATTCCGGAGGCGGAAACCAGTGGGCAACCAGCGGCAGGCCCGTTGTTGAAAGCAGGAAGCCTGCCTATGTTGTACCCGCTGCAAGGCCCCAGGTGAAAGAACATACGCCATCAGAGAATTTTAGGCCCAGCGATACCAGCAACCTGCAGGTTGGAAATAAAGTAGAACACCAGAAATTCGGTTTTGGCGAAGTGACCAAAATGGAAGGTTCGGCACATAACCCAATCGCTACGGTTAAATTTGAGTTGAATGGAGAGAAAAAGATCATGCTGAATTATGCTAAGCTTCGCATCGTTGAATAA
- a CDS encoding NifU family protein produces MIKTGNPVISIYTEMTPNPETMKFVANKLLYPGKSIDFSDEASAKPSPLAQELFTFPFIKAVFIASNFVTLTKTTETEDWQDVIPSIKQFLKEYLEEGKVVVNDEDVAAMKPESSNAVSADDDDVVKRIKELLENYVKPAVEMDGGAIQFKSYEDGKVNLMMQGSCSGCPSSMITLKAGIEGMMKRMIPEVKEVVAESE; encoded by the coding sequence ATGATCAAGACAGGAAACCCGGTCATCAGTATCTATACCGAAATGACGCCCAACCCGGAGACCATGAAGTTTGTGGCAAACAAACTCCTATACCCCGGCAAGAGCATAGATTTTTCAGATGAGGCAAGTGCGAAGCCATCCCCGCTGGCGCAGGAACTGTTTACCTTCCCGTTCATCAAAGCGGTCTTTATTGCCAGCAATTTTGTTACCCTTACCAAAACAACCGAAACCGAAGACTGGCAGGATGTGATCCCTTCCATTAAACAGTTCTTGAAAGAATACCTGGAAGAAGGTAAAGTGGTGGTGAATGATGAAGACGTGGCCGCCATGAAACCGGAGAGCAGCAATGCCGTAAGCGCTGATGACGACGATGTGGTAAAGCGTATAAAAGAACTGCTTGAAAATTATGTAAAGCCAGCCGTTGAAATGGATGGCGGCGCCATACAGTTCAAAAGCTATGAAGATGGAAAGGTGAATTTAATGATGCAGGGATCCTGCAGCGGTTGCCCCTCCAGCATGATCACGTTAAAGGCAGGCATTGAAGGAATGATGAAGCGGATGATCCCGGAAGTAAAGGAAGTGGTGGCAGAGTCGGAATAG
- a CDS encoding M23 family metallopeptidase → METKKIMMPRSVLFLCSLFFVLALMSCAVSNNPQRTEIKMLQKGVIKDDTSFVYQLPYEAGRTHILVQGYFSRLSHKERAALDFKMKRGTNICAARSGVVVRVKEDGNKGGWKKEYRPYGNVIVIQHEDSSRAGYWHLQLNGASVNVGDTVKAGQVIALSGKTGYALFPHLHFIVWKSGGRGQWRQVATRFQTSRGIRYLRPFRFYRDKKQ, encoded by the coding sequence ATGGAAACCAAAAAAATCATGATGCCCCGCAGTGTACTTTTTTTATGCTCCCTGTTCTTTGTCCTGGCATTGATGAGTTGCGCTGTCAGCAATAATCCACAGCGAACGGAAATAAAAATGCTCCAGAAAGGGGTCATTAAAGACGATACAAGCTTTGTGTACCAACTGCCGTATGAAGCAGGCAGGACCCACATCCTGGTACAGGGTTATTTCAGCCGCTTATCACATAAGGAAAGGGCGGCCCTTGATTTTAAAATGAAAAGGGGAACCAATATCTGTGCAGCAAGAAGCGGTGTGGTGGTACGGGTGAAGGAAGACGGCAATAAAGGTGGCTGGAAAAAAGAATACCGGCCTTATGGAAATGTGATCGTGATACAGCACGAAGACAGTTCAAGAGCCGGGTACTGGCATTTGCAATTGAACGGGGCATCCGTGAATGTGGGCGACACCGTAAAAGCGGGCCAGGTGATCGCCCTGAGCGGGAAGACCGGTTACGCATTGTTCCCACACCTGCATTTCATTGTATGGAAGTCCGGTGGCCGGGGCCAGTGGAGGCAGGTAGCCACCCGTTTTCAAACCTCCAGAGGGATCCGTTATCTTCGGCCCTTCCGGTTTTACCGTGATAAAAAGCAATGA
- a CDS encoding ATP-binding protein yields the protein MKKIVVIGPESTGKSFLCEQLARHYNTVWVKEYAREYLLKNGTDYTFENLLDIAKGQIQSEQLAVDRWPLAGNTPGEQRSTNNDQFLFIDTNMYVMKVWCEFVFDKCHHWILNRIAERNYDLYLLCNTDLPWVKDELREYPDLETRERLFRHYKDIMVNQNVPWVDIRGGYEERLQEAIKAVDAITG from the coding sequence TTGAAAAAGATCGTCGTCATAGGACCTGAATCAACCGGCAAAAGTTTTTTGTGCGAACAGCTTGCCAGGCATTACAATACGGTTTGGGTAAAAGAATATGCCCGTGAATATCTTTTAAAGAACGGCACTGATTATACTTTTGAAAACCTGCTCGACATAGCAAAGGGGCAGATCCAAAGTGAACAGTTGGCCGTTGATCGTTGGCCGTTGGCCGGGAATACCCCCGGCGAACAACGATCAACGAACAACGATCAGTTTTTATTCATCGACACCAACATGTATGTAATGAAAGTATGGTGTGAGTTTGTCTTTGATAAATGCCATCACTGGATATTGAACCGGATCGCCGAAAGAAACTATGACCTGTACCTGCTTTGTAACACGGACCTCCCCTGGGTAAAAGATGAATTAAGGGAATACCCCGACCTGGAAACCAGGGAAAGACTTTTCAGGCACTATAAAGACATCATGGTTAATCAAAACGTTCCCTGGGTGGATATCCGTGGTGGTTATGAAGAACGGCTGCAGGAAGCGATCAAAGCCGTTGATGCCATCACCGGGTGA
- a CDS encoding nicotinamide mononucleotide transporter has translation MSLAEIYQQFVSDMYRTSWYEYLAVFAGIASVWYSRAENILVYPVGLINTIIYIFISVKGHLLGEATVNLYYTIMSIVGWYMWMKKDARQEVVLHITRSSGKEWMQQVLFFLFFYTSIFIALTYFKHAFFEGVIPWADAFASATAFTGMWLMTRKKVESWYWWIATNIASVPLYFVKHYVFTSVYYVVLLVMAVAGLMEWMKKSKTNKT, from the coding sequence ATGAGTTTAGCAGAAATATACCAGCAGTTTGTTTCCGACATGTATCGCACCAGCTGGTACGAATACCTGGCAGTTTTTGCCGGCATCGCCAGTGTCTGGTATTCCCGGGCTGAAAATATCCTGGTGTACCCGGTCGGACTCATCAACACCATCATATACATCTTCATCAGTGTAAAAGGACATTTGCTGGGTGAGGCAACCGTGAATTTGTATTATACCATCATGAGCATTGTTGGCTGGTACATGTGGATGAAAAAAGATGCAAGGCAGGAAGTGGTTCTGCACATCACCCGTTCGTCCGGCAAGGAATGGATGCAGCAGGTCTTGTTCTTCCTGTTCTTTTATACCAGCATCTTCATCGCCCTCACGTATTTTAAACACGCTTTCTTTGAAGGCGTGATCCCCTGGGCCGATGCATTTGCTTCGGCAACCGCTTTCACCGGTATGTGGCTGATGACCAGGAAGAAGGTGGAAAGCTGGTACTGGTGGATCGCAACCAATATTGCATCTGTTCCGCTGTATTTTGTAAAGCACTATGTGTTTACCAGTGTATATTATGTAGTATTGCTGGTAATGGCGGTGGCAGGTTTGATGGAATGGATGAAAAAATCAAAAACAAACAAAACATGA
- a CDS encoding YdeI/OmpD-associated family protein produces MEVKRNEYYPRNRKAWRNWLQKNHARRKHVWLVMYKKGTGKPTLRYEEVVEEALCFGWIDSVSNKRDEESRFLYITSRKPKSGWSALHKKRIERLTVENKMTPAGLQKIEAAKKDGSWSALDKIEALEMPAVLKRAFAKNKNALSGFDRFPPSAKKQLFYWVESAKTGSTKEKRVTETVTLAEKNIRANQWKPKKS; encoded by the coding sequence ATGGAAGTTAAACGCAACGAATATTATCCCAGGAACCGGAAAGCATGGAGGAACTGGTTGCAGAAAAACCACGCCCGCCGGAAACATGTGTGGCTTGTTATGTATAAAAAAGGTACGGGGAAACCAACACTCCGGTATGAAGAGGTGGTGGAAGAAGCCCTCTGCTTTGGATGGATAGACAGCGTATCAAACAAACGGGATGAGGAAAGCCGTTTTCTTTATATCACAAGCCGGAAACCAAAAAGCGGCTGGAGCGCCCTGCATAAAAAACGTATTGAAAGATTGACGGTAGAAAATAAGATGACCCCAGCCGGCCTGCAGAAGATCGAAGCAGCTAAAAAAGATGGTTCATGGTCTGCGTTAGATAAGATAGAAGCATTGGAAATGCCTGCTGTTTTAAAGAGGGCGTTTGCAAAGAACAAAAATGCGCTTTCCGGTTTTGATCGGTTTCCGCCAAGTGCAAAGAAGCAGCTCTTTTATTGGGTGGAAAGCGCCAAAACAGGCTCCACGAAAGAAAAGAGGGTTACAGAAACCGTAACACTGGCCGAAAAAAATATCCGGGCCAACCAATGGAAACCAAAAAAATCATGA
- a CDS encoding LysE family transporter: protein MVDVVLKGLAIGLLLIFSVGPVIFTTIKQSINHGRRGGFSFIAGVWLSDIIWVVLSNGFSEAIKVLLDFKIPIGIAGCCFLIGMGIYFAFLKKIEPRRLQEPAEIAGDEITPAGKRTNYFAILSSGFIINTLNPAVISFWVLMAASLASVYSLHDRIIIFSTCLGVTILADVGKVMGAGYIGKRLSDRVILLINRISGILYLVFGVVILAGIIYTLIKD, encoded by the coding sequence ATGGTTGATGTGGTTTTAAAAGGACTTGCAATCGGTTTGCTGCTGATCTTTTCGGTAGGCCCTGTCATATTCACCACCATCAAGCAAAGCATCAACCATGGCAGGCGGGGCGGTTTTAGTTTTATTGCCGGTGTCTGGTTAAGCGATATTATCTGGGTGGTTCTCAGTAATGGCTTCAGCGAGGCGATAAAGGTTTTGCTGGATTTTAAAATACCCATTGGCATTGCCGGCTGCTGTTTTTTGATAGGCATGGGTATTTATTTTGCTTTTTTGAAAAAAATAGAGCCCCGCCGCCTGCAGGAACCAGCTGAAATTGCCGGCGACGAGATCACCCCTGCAGGAAAACGGACAAACTATTTTGCCATCCTGAGTTCCGGTTTTATCATTAACACCCTTAACCCTGCCGTGATCTCATTTTGGGTGCTGATGGCTGCTTCCCTCGCTTCTGTTTATTCTTTACACGACCGCATCATCATTTTTTCCACCTGCCTTGGAGTGACCATCCTGGCAGATGTGGGTAAGGTGATGGGTGCCGGTTATATCGGTAAAAGGCTGAGCGACCGGGTGATACTGCTCATCAACCGCATTTCGGGGATATTATACCTGGTGTTTGGGGTGGTGATACTCGCCGGCATCATTTATACATTGATAAAAGATTAA
- a CDS encoding outer membrane beta-barrel protein, which translates to MKAKRKILVIVSFLLIIAGKSQAQFYKDMSIGLNAGMYVYQGDLTPDPLGSFRTIKPGLSLFAKKPINHFLAARLHMSFASLQGNDSRYSKPDYRQQRNFYFFTPLMEFSGQLVWNIRGRNYDDYGIQPYVFTGAGVSFVRVQKDYSRMNAAYFGESSDIYAGLVADDAHGTSPALLSVPVGVGAEYPLSERFSINLETSYRFIFTDYLDGFSQSANPKLKDHYHSTSAGLIYKFGKKKKGIGCPSVN; encoded by the coding sequence TTGAAAGCAAAAAGAAAGATCCTGGTCATTGTATCATTCCTTTTAATCATTGCCGGTAAAAGCCAGGCCCAGTTCTATAAAGACATGAGCATCGGCCTCAATGCAGGAATGTATGTTTACCAGGGCGACCTTACCCCGGACCCGCTGGGTTCTTTCCGGACCATAAAGCCGGGCCTGTCCCTGTTCGCAAAAAAGCCCATCAACCATTTCCTGGCTGCCAGGCTGCACATGAGTTTTGCCAGCCTGCAAGGCAACGACAGCCGTTACAGCAAACCCGATTACCGGCAGCAGCGTAACTTTTATTTCTTCACTCCGTTAATGGAATTTTCCGGGCAATTGGTATGGAATATACGGGGAAGGAATTATGACGACTATGGGATACAACCCTATGTTTTCACCGGGGCTGGCGTTTCTTTTGTAAGGGTACAAAAAGATTACAGCCGGATGAATGCCGCTTATTTCGGCGAGTCATCAGATATATATGCCGGGCTTGTTGCCGATGATGCACACGGGACTTCGCCCGCCCTGTTATCTGTTCCGGTTGGTGTGGGGGCAGAATACCCGCTATCCGAACGGTTTTCTATAAACCTTGAAACCTCGTACCGGTTCATTTTTACCGATTACTTAGACGGATTCAGTCAATCAGCCAACCCAAAGTTGAAAGATCACTACCACAGCACTTCCGCAGGGTTAATATATAAGTTTGGAAAAAAGAAAAAGGGCATTGGCTGCCCCTCTGTAAATTAA